accaatcagctgatctcaaggttttttaaacactcataacttttttatttttcatcgatgggagaaatcctcggggctggctcagcggaggactgcgagtaagatggccaaaaatcacagcgatacagggttgCGATTGttgtaaaatcaatatacagtgcagacaggaagtggtcatgatgagacttttaattatataaataGAATAGAATGTAGGATAGATAGATACATACCGAGTCCACAATCCCTTGCTGAATAATTTGAGGGATCTTTGCACTGTTAAAATCTTGTGTTTTTGTATTAATTCTCTCACTGCAATTAGTTTGGTTTTGGCTAGGTACACCGAACATGTGAGCCTTTCATTAATCAACCTCTCTTTACCCAGATCCTTCATTATACACCATTATTAACTTTCTAGAAATCCTAATACTGCACACATTCAGTACCATTCCTCAATTAGTTTATCAATGCTTACCAAAACAGCAACTTTTATATACGTTTTAATTTAGAATATTTTTTTCTGCTAAATAATGAACCAGTTGTATTGGCATTATTCCTCAGTGAGGTGCAGTGAATTTGcttctttaaaaaaacaactgtGGGATTTCCCACATTCCAGAGCTGCCGTTCTCACTGAAATTCTCAGGTATTGTTAATTGTTACCAGTCTTGTGCACTAGATCAATGACAGTTAAATGTAATGTAGAACGAGCTAAAGACCCTGAGTTCATCAGTGCTTCCGTCCTGTGCATTAGTCGGGGTTGAGTATAAAGTAAACTGTCAAATTGAGCCAAAATTTGTgtgtatttttaattttattaatttactaaaccTACCACAAGAACAcaaacaataggagcaggagtatggCATCAGGTCCTCCAaacctatcccaacatttaataagACCATGGTTGATCTGTGCTGGCCTCAACTTCTCTTCTGCGCCATTCATCCACACCACTCTATTCCTCATTCTGTCAATTATTTATCCACCTCCACTTTACATACTTAGAATGATCTTACTTCGACTACTTGCAAAGAAATCCATACTTAAATCCAGAGATTTGCCACCATCTGAGAGAAGACATTTTTACATAACCCAGTGTTAAACAACCACCCTTATTTTGAAGGTATGACCCCTTATGCGagagtctcccactagtgaaaacatcccgaATTCTGCCTTAAGCACCAACCTTTACTTAcaccatagacagacacaaaatgctggagcaactgaatgggtcaggcagcatctctggagtgtctTTTGGTTGGACAACTCCCTCCTCCCAGGAATTAAGCTCGTAAATGTTTTGTACTGCCTCGTTATTATATCTTTGGTGTAGGCAACGAAAAATATGCAGCACTTCAGGCGAGGCCTCACCAACATCATGTGCATTTGCAACAAAACCTCCGTTTTTTCACTCCAGCCCCATTACAATGAAGACCAAATTGTTGTTTGCCTTCTTAACTAATTGTTGGACCTGCCTGATAGTTTTTTTGAGATTCGTGACAGGAATACCTAAATCCCTCcatacttgtctgaagaagggtcccaacacaaaacatcacccatcctttttctccagagatgctggctgacccgctgagttactccagcattttgtgtctgcctccatACTTCTCTCGCATTTAGGAAATAATCTGCTTTTTGAATTCTCTAACCAAAGTGCATGCCTTTACTCTTTCACACGTTAAATTCCTTTTGCCCACTAAATCTATCCATATTCTGTTGAAGGTTCACAGTATCCTCATCAGAACATTCctttccacctattttcatatcagcaGCGAATTTGGAAGCCTTACATACTGTTCCTTCCTGTCCCGGTCATTAATGTAGTGAACAGTTGCGGGCTCAGGATTGATCCCTGTGGTATTCCGCAGGTTACCTTCGTCCAGTCTGAAAAGGCCCCATTTATTTCAACTCTATTTACTATCCATTCCAATGCAGTTCCCTCGATACCATGGGGTTTCAATTTATGCATCAGCCATGTGGCACTTGTCAAATGGTTTTTGGAAATCTGAATACACTCCATCTATAGGCAGCCAGCTATCAACTCTCCCTGCAATATTTTCAAATTGGAGTTATATACAACATGGAAGCGGAAcctgcctatccagcctctcattACAACTCAAACCCTGTAGACCCAGAAAATTTCACGTCAATTGTTTTTCACCGTTTAACAACGGCCTTTCAATAGCAGGGTGACGAGACTGTGCACAGTACTCAAATGTAGCCATAACATGATGTCCGGACTcataccctgaccaatgaaggtaaatgtgccaaatgccttcttcaccacctgtgTCCACGTCCATGCAATTATACACCTGTAACCCTAGATTTCTGTGTACAACACTCTCAGGGCCCTACTATTTAcatccatgtctcccaaaaccTTGCACATATTtgaattaaacttcatctgccattcccCAAACCATTAGCCTAGTTGATCAAGATctcattttaattgtaatttgttcACTGTCCATTatacctgaagggtctcgacccaaaacatcacatattccttttctccagagatgctgcctgacccgctgagttacttcagcatttttagtctatcttctgtgtaaaccagcatctgcagttccttcatatgtATACCACCAATTTTCGTGTCATACAGAAAACTTACTACTACATTAGCATTCAAATCGTTGATCTAAATAATGAACAGAAAACTTGTtgcaggcctccaatctgaaaaacaacttTCTACCATCACCTTGCCTCTTACCTTCAAGCCATTTTTATTTCCAATCAGGCCAGCTCACCCTGGAtcacatgtgatctaaccttccagatcagTGTGCTTTGTCAAAGGCTTTGCTAAAGTCCATGCACAACATCTAGTGCACTGCCCTTATCAATCTTCTTGGTCACCTTTTCAAAAAATCCAATCAACTTCAAGAGATACAATTTCCCACACAAAACCATGCtagctatccctaatcagcccttgactttccaaatgcatgtcaaTCCTATCTCTCAGCATACACTCCAATAACTTAACCACTGATTCAAGGCTCATCCAACTGTGGTTCCCAGATTTTTTCCTTACAGTCTTTCTTAAATGTAAGTACAACATTATCCACTCTAccatcttctggcacctcacctatGGCAATGGATTTAAGGGCAAATACATTTTCGCTGATTCACAATTGCTAAGTCATACATAGCACACATTTGTTTTAGGTTAGATACATATGAAGAATTGGACATTAATTCTTCTTAGTACCACAAGGCAAACAGAAATGAAAAGACCTAGAATAACATTATTAGTAAAGTAATATTTATAATGTTTCAAGATTTTAAACAtgtacattgtacagatacagaaaACTGCCCCATGCAAACACATCAATGGCTGGATATTTTGGCCCTTTTATTGCAGAAGACCGAAATAATAACATTCCCCCTCGATACCAAGTATTGCTGAAGTTctgtttttctttttaaaaaaatgcacGGCACAATTTATTTTTTGTCTTTCTTTTCTTCCTTCTTTGATTCGCTTTTCTCTTTAtcatctttcttttctttcttcccCTCTTCCTTTTCTTGCCCTTCCTTCTTTTCTGCATCTCGGTTGGCAATTTTATTGTTGATTAAGTTGTGTAGAGCAACCACTGATCGAATAAGTGATGCAAGATATACCACCAACATCTGGTCATTTGTCTTCAGGTAAAAAGCTTTCACAAACTCTTGCAGGTTAACATCGGGTAGAAGATTGAAGACATCCTGCAGCTGGTAGATAATTTGATGGTTGATGGGCAATTTTCCTGTGGCCACTTTCTCCAAGTAATTCCTTATCTCTAAAATCTTTGAGTTCAGCCCTTTGAGGCCATGCACTTGGTTTGTGATTCGCTGTGACAGTGTTCCCACTGTAGTATCTTTAATATCTCTGTAATGGTAACACAAGCAAAGAAAAACAACTTTATTCTCATGTAATATTTTTTAAGCATGATATAACAGTGGCCAAATTTTATTCCATAAAAATACAGCTGCATTGAACCTATTATGAAATTGTTCTTGACTGACAGAGTAttaaacatagagtcatagagtgatagtgtggaaacaggccctttggcccaacttgcccataatggccaacatgtcccagctacaatagtcccacctgcccgtgttaggtccatatccctccatcgtcTTCAAAACACTGCAATTCCATCTCTGGCGGGAATTAACAAAATCAAAATATATCATGGTACTATTCGGTCGATCAATAAAACAGTTAGTTGCACATCAAATTATTAAACAAAACGTTACCAGCAGTCTCAAGTTGCACATTTATTTACATTCCACGAACACCAGGTAACGTTTGCCATCCATTGGGAAGTCAAAGTAAAACTAGGCAAAATTAATTCTTTAGCTATCATCATCACAAGCCAAATGGTCTTCGGTGTCTCATAGTTGTACAAAAGGAAACAAGCCCATGATTTTGCCCAAGAGCAAGGATTTTAGGGAAAGATTGACAGTTTACCGTAGCAAATGCTCCACTCCAACTTCTTCAGCCTCTTCTGCTCCTATTTCACTAGTTACGTGTTCAAATGTTTTGGATGTTGGAGTTCCATCCTGAAGAGAGATCACACAATAAATAGTGAATTTAACAGTCATTTATCAGTTCTCTTTTGCAGTCACATTGGATCTGGTGAAGTTTTAGGTGAGCACACCTATTGTACtaaatttattttactttttaatATTTCCACTTAATTCTTGATATCCTATATGGATCAGCATTCAACACGGGTCCTGCCCAAATGCATGTGGTTTACACTTAGGCCCAGATAAATGACAGATTACAGTACAATCTGTCTAAATCATTTTACCCCTTCATCAATTTCACTTACAAAAGATGAACAGAGTAATTTCTGATCCAGTGCATTGGATTGGGACAAAAATAAAGGACTGTGGGATTCCAAATATTGCTTGAGCAAAAACCAAAAGGAGTACCCCAACGTCTTTGTTCTTTCTTGGTAAATCGAGAGGCACCTGAACTAAAGAATTTGAAGTGATGGCCAAGTAAAATGTAAGTAACTTATCTAGAAGAGAAAAGATATTGATCAGAGTCATGTCCACAATAGTACCAAGGCAAGGAAATTCAAAAACAACCAGCATTTTTCACCTTTTTGAAGTAAAATATGTTTCAAGGCGCTTCACTGGAGCATTACCAAAAGAAATGTCATTGTGCCATGAAAGCAGATCAAGACAGCTGACTAAATGCTGAAGTCAGTGATTGTAAGCAGAGTCCTAAATGCATGGATATATAGATTAGAGGTAGGCCAATCAGCACTTCAAGCCTGTGCTGCAATTCAGCAAGACTATGAATAGGAACAGGAATTGGCCATTCGGCGATTCCTAATGCAGGTTTTCAAACATTTCTTTCAACCCAAAGAAGTTGTTCCTGCCACATTCTTCCAACAGATTGTTTATTGgttcagattccaacatctgcagtttcttgtgtttccattTGGCTCCTGTGGTCAGTTCCACTATTattactgtatttcccggcaatgaagacactattttttacccaaaaataaggcacgaaaatttacctgcgttatggagaccgaaggttaggttgttagccaagagagatagacttggttatccctcagtacagcaacatcaagaacgatgttgctgtactgaggaacaatcaagtctatccctcattgctggcagcttatgggaagcggctgtaaaaggacagcgacactggggggggggtgaagggagatcCTTTCACAGCACAGGGTCAGCacaggcaggagcgttgagaggagggggtcagggatcatgccagcaattcACTCACTCAATGCTGCCGCGCAGCGCTCCAGGCAGGGGAGgggagtagctcgggtggctgtgagcggccgccgTTCCTTAAATTCCAATTGtcggggggcgctgtcctgtgtatggctgcccagccagcagctgtccgtcttttcatctcttttttttatttttagttagttaaagtgtttttgtttctggagttctagacttttttatgtggggggtaggggggaagggggaaactacctttcagggtccctacctggtcggagaggcggcttttctccgggctgcagttttcgacccgtcctcgcggcctaccagcgggcctggagcggcgtttcctgtcggggaccgcccagaaccacggcttcggcagcggcacagcgctggagcgctaacgCGGAGCGGagagggcgatgccttgcccgggtcgccgcgctggagctccggtgagctgaagaccgccgagaaaaacatcgcggagctgcgggactgtggagcggccggccGCGGGCAGCGTCGCTGTACtttacggcctggaacatcgggtctccgtggaggcaactccgtggaggcaactgtggaggcctcaataggcccgactatgggtgaactggggttggggactggacattgtgccttccctcataatgggaaccattgtggggggatgttctttatgtttaaatctcttattaatgttatgtctgtattctttctttatgtgctgcactggcaagaagcatttcacttcactacacctaggtgtatgtgaccattaaataacctttgaacaggacatggcctcacttgctgcgctaggtgacactgcatggcattcactgcccggtccgtgtctttcaatgtagactggacagtgaggggaccagctcaagagcaaagatcatagagcggagagggtcagcgggcgatggataacaggacagcaggttgtggagcttactcctgtgtcagcgcgagtaacctcaattggtcccttgatcgtgctgacacaggagtaagctccatcgcccgctgacccgctctgctctatgatctttgctcttgagctggtcccctcactatcCGGTCTACATTGATAGACACGGATCGGCCAGTGAacgccatgcagtgtcacccagcgcagcaagtgaggccatgtcctgctcctggTGGCAGTCGGAATATAAGGAACAGCagctgctcgcagccacccgagctacttccctgcccggccacaatgcggtggctccgcacccggagctccgcggcagcggtgagtgagttgctggcatgatccctgaccccctccttctcaacgctcctgcccgtgctgacccgggccagactccccatacgctgtgaaaggaactccccccccaATTGGAccattgaactagtattgtcattcaataagatcacaactgattcaacttgtcgcccggtgtgctcccgtttttcccaccatctctccacctgccgtcaccctccacccccccacccattcagtcattcagaatggaggagatctggaagccttgggcaaattgaattgttactttctttcttattttatttttttgagcgtgagaaattccatgtcccgccagccttttttcaaaatttagcaactcaaaagggaggtgcgtcttcattgccaggaagTACGATAATTAGAAACAGGATTAGGGTTGATACCTCCGTCTTAATGCCatatccctcctctctcaccttccCCAGGTCCCTTGATGCTCTTTGTGTTTAAAAATCAACTAGTTCTAAAATATAttaactgatttggcctccacttccttctcagataagaattccacaagttcattGTTCTCCACATTAAGTTCAAGTTTATTTGCCACTGGAAATTGAATAAATTTTGATAtcaattaggaacatttttcaaaTCTATTTCAGCAGTTTAGATCCCAAATTTCAGTTGGATTCACCTTACAAAGAAACTTGCAACAAAATGATTCATAATATTTAAAGGGTTTCTATAGAAGCCATGAAGCATCACTTACATCATGAACTTCCTCCACTGAAATGTAAGCTTCTGTCGGTAGTCCCAAATCTTTAGGCTTCACATCAGTGATGACTAAAacctaaaaaacagaatttacAGCTTCAATCTTGAGGGTGTATATTATTTATATTTCAGTAAATTCAACAATaacatttttttcttttcatGTTAATAAGCATCCATGTTGGAAATTATTAAAATCATAAAGTCAATTGCCCATCTATGATGATGTTTCATATTCTTCACAAGTGTTGCAAATGAATCTCAAAACAGAAATTTAGGGAACTGTCTCTAGCATTCCTTTTCCATAAACTTTTTAAATTCCAGTCAGATTAAATTTACAAGAAACAAACTATTTGcagtaaaaaaacaaagtgctggagaaactcagttggccaggcaacatctgtggagggaaatggacagacaaccatctaggttgggaccctttttcagactgatcaatcctccagcactttattttttgtttaaggttctagtatctgcagtctcttgtctgtCCTAACTACTTGCAGTATAAAACTTCAATGAA
This sequence is a window from Amblyraja radiata isolate CabotCenter1 chromosome 17, sAmbRad1.1.pri, whole genome shotgun sequence. Protein-coding genes within it:
- the psmd7 gene encoding 26S proteasome non-ATPase regulatory subunit 7 codes for the protein MPDSVVEKVVVHPLVLLSVVDHFNRIGKVGNQKRVVGVLLGSWHKKILDVSNSFAVPFDEDEKDDSVWFLDHDYLENMYGMFKKVNARERIVGWYHTGPKLHKNDIAINELMKRYCPNSVLVITDVKPKDLGLPTEAYISVEEVHDDGTPTSKTFEHVTSEIGAEEAEEVGVEHLLRDIKDTTVGTLSQRITNQVHGLKGLNSKILEIRNYLEKVATGKLPINHQIIYQLQDVFNLLPDVNLQEFVKAFYLKTNDQMLVVYLASLIRSVVALHNLINNKIANRDAEKKEGQEKEEGKKEKKDDKEKSESKKEEKKDKK